A region from the Enterobacter roggenkampii genome encodes:
- a CDS encoding glycine zipper 2TM domain-containing protein: MNKSMLAGIGIGVAAALGVAAVASLNVLDRGPQYAQVVSATPIKETVKTPRQECRNVSVTHRRPVQDENRIAGSVLGAVAGGVIGHQFGGGRGKDVATVVGALGGGYAGNQVQGAMQDNDTYTTTQQRCKTVYDKSEKMLGYDVTYKIGDQQGKIRMDKDPGTQIPLDGNGQLVLNNKV; encoded by the coding sequence GTGAATAAATCAATGTTGGCGGGTATAGGGATTGGCGTCGCGGCTGCGTTAGGTGTGGCTGCCGTTGCCAGTCTCAACGTATTAGACCGCGGCCCGCAGTATGCGCAGGTGGTTTCTGCTACACCGATTAAAGAAACGGTAAAAACGCCTCGTCAGGAGTGCCGCAATGTCTCCGTGACGCATCGCCGTCCGGTGCAGGATGAAAACCGTATCGCCGGTTCTGTTCTGGGTGCGGTAGCGGGTGGCGTGATTGGTCACCAGTTTGGCGGCGGCCGGGGTAAAGATGTAGCGACCGTGGTCGGCGCGCTGGGTGGCGGCTATGCCGGTAACCAGGTGCAGGGCGCGATGCAGGATAACGATACCTACACCACGACTCAGCAACGCTGCAAAACCGTCTATGACAAGTCGGAAAAAATGCTGGGTTATGACGTGACGTACAAAATTGGCGATCAGCAGGGCAAAATCCGCATGGATAAAGATCCGGGCACGCAAATTCCACTCGATGGAAATGGCCAGCTGGTTCTGAATAACAAAGTGTAA
- the ycfP gene encoding alpha/beta hydrolase YcfP, whose amino-acid sequence MIIYLHGFDSNSPGNHEKVLQLQFIDPDVRLISYSTRHPKHDMQHLLKEVDKMLQLNVDDRPLICGVGLGGYWAERIGFLCDIRQVVFNPNLFPNENMEGKIDRPEEYVDIATKCVSNFREKNRDRCLVILSRNDEALNSHRAAELLHHYYEIVWDEEQTHKFKNISPHLQRIKAFKTLG is encoded by the coding sequence ATGATCATCTATTTACACGGTTTTGACTCAAACAGCCCTGGTAATCATGAGAAGGTACTGCAGCTGCAGTTTATCGATCCGGATGTCCGGTTGATCAGCTACAGCACGCGCCATCCGAAGCATGATATGCAGCATCTGCTCAAAGAGGTGGACAAGATGTTGCAGCTCAACGTGGACGATCGGCCGTTGATTTGCGGCGTGGGGCTGGGCGGCTACTGGGCGGAGCGGATTGGCTTCCTGTGCGACATCCGCCAGGTCGTATTCAATCCCAACCTTTTCCCGAACGAAAACATGGAAGGCAAAATCGACCGCCCGGAAGAGTATGTCGATATTGCGACCAAGTGCGTCAGCAATTTTCGGGAGAAAAACCGTGACCGCTGCCTGGTGATCCTGTCGCGTAACGATGAGGCGCTCAACAGCCACCGGGCGGCAGAACTGCTGCATCATTACTATGAAATTGTCTGGGACGAAGAACAGACCCACAAGTTTAAGAATATCTCCCCGCACCTCCAGCGCATCAAAGCCTTTAAAACGCTGGGCTAA
- the mfd gene encoding transcription-repair coupling factor — MPEHYRYSLPVKAGDQRQLGELTGAACATLVAEIAERHPGPVILVAPDMQNALRLHDEIRQFTDNLVFSLADWETLPYDSFSPHQEIISSRLSTLYQLPTMQRGVLIVPVNTLMQRVCPHSYLHGHALVMKKGQRLSRDALRAQLDGAGYRHVDQVMEHGEYATRGALLDLYPMGSDQPYRLDFFDDEIDSLRVFDADTQRTLEEVESINLLPAHEFPTDKTAIELFRSQWRDKFEVKRDAEHIYQQVSKGTLPAGIEYWQPLFFSEPLPALFSYFPANTLIVNTGDIDASASRFESETRARFENRGVDPMRPLLPPEALWLRTDELNAELKRWPRMQLKTDSLADRAANTNLAFRTLPDLAVQAQQKSPLDNLRKFLESFTGPVVFSVESEGRREALGELLGRIKVAPKRILRLSEATGNGRYLMIGAAEHGFIDTLNNLALICESDLLGERVARRRQDSRRTINPDTLIRNLAELHPGQPIVHLEHGVGRYQGMTTLEAGGIKGEYLMLTYANDAKLYVPVSSLHLISRYAGGAEENAPLHKLGGDAWARARQKAAEKVRDVAAELLDIYAQRAAKEGFAFKHDKEQYQLFCDSFPFETTPDQAQAINAVLSDMCQPLAMDRLVCGDVGFGKTEVAMRAAFLAVENNKQVAVLVPTTLLAQQHFDNFRDRFANWPVRIEMLSRFRSTKEQTQILEQASEGKIDILIGTHKLLQSDVKWKDLGLLIVDEEHRFGVRHKERIKAMRADVDILTLTATPIPRTLNMAMSGMRDLSIIATPPARRLAVKTFVREYDNLVVREAILREVLRGGQVYYLYNDVENIQKAADRLAELVPEARIAIGHGQMRERELERVMNDFHHQRFNVLVCTTIIETGIDIPTANTIIIERADHFGLAQLHQLRGRVGRSHHQAYAWLLTPHPKAMTTDAQKRLEAIASLEDLGAGFALATHDLEIRGAGELLGEDQSGSMETIGFSLYMELLENAVDALKAGREPSLEDLTSQQTEVELRMPSLLPDDFIPDVNTRLSFYKRIASAKTESELEEIKVELIDRFGLLPDAARNLLDIARLRQQAQKLGIRKLEGNEKGGVIEFAEKNHVNPMWLIGLLQKQPQHFRLDGPTRLKFTQELTERKTRMDWVRNFMRQLEENAIA; from the coding sequence ATGCCTGAACACTATCGTTATTCCTTGCCTGTCAAAGCGGGCGACCAGCGCCAGCTGGGTGAACTCACGGGCGCAGCGTGCGCCACGCTGGTGGCGGAAATTGCTGAGCGTCATCCTGGCCCGGTGATCCTGGTTGCCCCGGATATGCAAAACGCCCTGCGCCTGCACGATGAAATTCGCCAGTTCACCGATAATCTGGTGTTCAGCCTGGCCGACTGGGAAACGCTGCCCTATGACAGCTTCTCTCCGCACCAGGAGATCATCTCCTCGCGCCTGTCGACGCTGTATCAACTCCCGACCATGCAGCGCGGCGTGCTGATTGTGCCGGTAAACACCCTGATGCAGCGCGTCTGTCCGCACAGCTATCTGCACGGTCACGCGCTGGTAATGAAAAAAGGCCAGCGCCTGTCCCGTGATGCCCTGCGGGCGCAGCTTGACGGCGCCGGGTATCGCCACGTCGATCAGGTGATGGAGCACGGGGAATATGCGACCCGCGGCGCGCTGCTCGACCTTTACCCGATGGGCAGCGACCAGCCGTATCGTCTGGACTTTTTCGATGATGAAATCGACAGCCTGCGCGTCTTCGACGCCGATACGCAGCGCACGCTAGAGGAGGTCGAGTCCATCAATTTACTGCCCGCACATGAGTTCCCGACGGACAAAACCGCTATCGAACTGTTCCGCAGCCAGTGGCGCGATAAGTTCGAGGTGAAGCGCGACGCGGAACATATTTATCAACAGGTCAGCAAAGGCACGCTGCCTGCCGGGATCGAATACTGGCAGCCGCTGTTCTTCAGCGAGCCGTTGCCTGCCCTGTTCAGCTACTTCCCGGCGAATACGCTGATTGTTAATACCGGGGATATCGACGCCAGCGCCAGCCGCTTTGAAAGCGAAACCCGCGCTCGCTTCGAAAACCGGGGCGTTGACCCGATGCGTCCGCTGCTGCCGCCGGAGGCGCTGTGGCTGCGTACCGACGAGCTCAACGCCGAGCTGAAGCGCTGGCCGCGCATGCAGCTGAAAACCGATTCGCTTGCCGATAGGGCCGCCAACACCAACCTCGCCTTCCGGACGCTGCCGGACCTGGCCGTCCAGGCGCAGCAGAAATCCCCGCTGGATAATCTGCGCAAGTTCCTGGAGTCCTTTACCGGCCCGGTGGTGTTCTCCGTTGAGAGTGAAGGCCGTCGCGAAGCGTTAGGTGAGCTGCTGGGACGCATTAAGGTGGCGCCGAAGCGCATCCTGCGCCTGAGCGAGGCGACCGGAAACGGCCGTTACCTGATGATTGGCGCCGCCGAGCATGGGTTCATCGACACGCTCAACAACCTGGCGCTGATTTGCGAAAGCGACCTGCTGGGCGAGCGCGTCGCGCGCCGTCGTCAGGACAGCCGTCGAACCATCAACCCGGACACGCTGATCCGCAACCTGGCCGAACTGCATCCGGGCCAGCCGATTGTTCACCTGGAGCATGGCGTTGGACGCTATCAGGGGATGACCACGCTCGAGGCGGGCGGCATTAAAGGTGAATACCTGATGCTGACCTACGCCAACGACGCCAAACTGTATGTTCCGGTGTCGTCCCTGCATCTGATCAGCCGCTACGCGGGCGGTGCCGAAGAGAACGCGCCGCTGCACAAGCTGGGCGGCGACGCCTGGGCGCGCGCGCGCCAGAAGGCCGCGGAAAAAGTGCGCGACGTGGCCGCCGAGCTGCTGGATATCTACGCCCAGCGCGCGGCCAAAGAGGGCTTCGCCTTTAAGCATGATAAGGAACAGTATCAGCTCTTCTGCGACAGCTTCCCGTTTGAAACCACGCCGGATCAGGCTCAGGCTATTAACGCCGTGCTGAGCGACATGTGCCAGCCGCTGGCGATGGACCGTTTAGTGTGCGGCGACGTCGGCTTCGGCAAAACCGAAGTGGCGATGCGCGCCGCCTTCCTTGCGGTGGAAAACAACAAGCAGGTGGCGGTGCTGGTGCCAACCACCCTGCTCGCTCAGCAGCACTTCGACAACTTCCGCGACCGCTTCGCCAACTGGCCGGTACGCATCGAGATGCTGTCGCGTTTTCGCAGCACCAAAGAGCAGACGCAGATCCTGGAGCAGGCAAGCGAAGGCAAAATTGACATTCTGATCGGTACCCACAAGCTGCTGCAAAGCGACGTGAAGTGGAAAGATCTGGGGCTGCTGATCGTCGACGAAGAGCACCGCTTCGGGGTGCGTCATAAGGAACGCATCAAAGCGATGCGCGCCGACGTCGATATCCTGACCCTGACCGCGACGCCGATCCCGCGAACCCTGAACATGGCAATGAGCGGCATGCGCGATCTGTCGATTATTGCCACGCCGCCGGCGCGCCGTCTGGCGGTAAAAACCTTCGTCCGCGAATACGATAATCTGGTGGTGCGTGAGGCCATTCTGCGTGAAGTGCTGCGCGGGGGTCAGGTCTATTACCTGTACAACGACGTGGAAAACATCCAGAAAGCGGCCGACAGGCTGGCGGAGCTGGTGCCGGAAGCGCGCATTGCTATCGGTCACGGGCAGATGCGCGAGCGCGAGCTGGAACGGGTGATGAACGACTTCCACCATCAGCGCTTTAACGTGCTGGTGTGTACCACCATCATCGAAACCGGGATCGACATTCCGACGGCGAACACCATCATCATTGAACGTGCGGATCACTTTGGCCTGGCGCAGCTTCACCAGCTGCGCGGCCGCGTCGGGCGTTCGCACCATCAGGCCTACGCCTGGCTGCTGACGCCGCATCCGAAAGCGATGACCACCGATGCGCAGAAGCGTCTGGAAGCCATCGCCTCGCTGGAAGACCTCGGCGCAGGCTTCGCGCTGGCCACGCACGATCTCGAGATCCGCGGTGCCGGTGAACTGCTGGGTGAGGACCAGAGCGGCTCGATGGAAACCATTGGCTTCTCGCTCTATATGGAGCTGCTTGAGAACGCGGTTGATGCCCTGAAGGCCGGGCGCGAGCCGTCGCTGGAAGATCTCACCAGCCAGCAGACCGAGGTCGAGCTGCGTATGCCTTCCCTGCTGCCGGATGATTTCATTCCGGATGTAAATACCCGACTGTCGTTCTACAAGCGCATCGCCAGCGCGAAGACGGAAAGCGAGCTGGAAGAGATTAAGGTTGAGCTGATCGACCGCTTTGGCCTGCTGCCCGATGCGGCGCGAAATCTGCTGGATATCGCGCGCCTGCGCCAGCAGGCGCAGAAGCTGGGCATTCGCAAGCTTGAAGGCAACGAAAAAGGCGGCGTGATTGAGTTCGCCGAGAAGAACCACGTCAACCCGATGTGGCTCATCGGTCTGCTGCAAAAACAGCCGCAGCATTTCCGTCTGGATGGCCCAACGCGTCTGAAATTTACCCAGGAGCTGACGGAGCGCAAAACCCGCATGGACTGGGTGCGTAACTTTATGCGCCAGCTGGAAGAGAACGCGATCGCCTGA
- the comR gene encoding TetR family copper-responsive transcriptional repressor ComR, giving the protein MTTDVTSCAKKSRGRPKVFDRDAALDKAMTLFWQHGYEATSLSDLVEATGAKAPTLYAEFTNKEGLFRAVLDRYISRFAAKHEAQLFCEEKSVEQALRDYFTAVATCFTSKDTPAGCFMINTSATLAASSKEIANTVKSRHAMQEETLSAFLAQRQQRGEIPAQCNPQLLAQYLSCILQGMSISAREGATLEKLQNISDTTLRLWPELLKI; this is encoded by the coding sequence ATGACAACCGACGTCACGAGTTGTGCAAAGAAAAGCCGTGGCCGACCAAAAGTGTTTGACAGGGATGCAGCGCTTGATAAGGCCATGACTCTCTTCTGGCAACATGGGTATGAAGCAACCTCGCTTTCCGATCTGGTAGAAGCCACCGGCGCCAAAGCGCCGACGCTCTATGCCGAATTTACCAATAAAGAGGGGCTGTTCAGGGCAGTGCTGGACAGATACATTTCGCGCTTTGCGGCGAAACACGAAGCCCAGCTGTTTTGTGAAGAGAAAAGCGTCGAACAGGCGCTTCGGGATTACTTTACCGCCGTCGCGACCTGCTTCACCAGTAAGGACACGCCTGCGGGCTGCTTTATGATTAACACCTCTGCCACCCTGGCGGCGTCCTCGAAAGAGATTGCCAATACGGTGAAATCGCGTCATGCCATGCAGGAGGAGACGCTGAGCGCCTTTCTGGCTCAGCGGCAGCAGCGCGGTGAAATCCCTGCACAGTGCAACCCTCAGCTGCTGGCGCAATACCTGAGCTGTATTTTGCAGGGGATGTCGATCAGCGCCCGTGAAGGGGCAACGCTGGAAAAACTACAGAATATCAGCGACACCACGCTGCGGCTGTGGCCTGAGCTCCTCAAAATCTGA
- a CDS encoding acyltransferase family protein, which produces MKQKALWINQIKGLCICLVVIYHSVITFYPHLIGLQHPLSGLLAKCWIYFNLYLAPFRMPVFFFISGYLIRRYIDEVDWRTSLDKRIWSIVWVLALWGILQWQALTHLNAWLAPDREVATSSNAAYADSLLGFVQGMLTASTSLWYLYALVVYFTLCKLLSRWKLPMLGLLALASIAINFLPLPWWGMNSVVRNMIYYSLGAWYGAELMAWMKNLNLRRTWLATGAFATVSVVLWFANVPLLLSLLSIVLIMKLFYSVEQRYAVHPDNLLNVIGSNTIAIYTTHRILIEAFSLFLIGEMNAAYWPLWAELTLILVYPFASLLICTLAGLGVRKLSTALFGDIFFSPPSTLTLSPTTR; this is translated from the coding sequence CAGATAAAAGGGCTGTGTATATGCCTGGTGGTTATCTACCATTCAGTTATCACGTTTTATCCGCACCTGATCGGGCTGCAACACCCGCTCTCTGGCCTTCTCGCCAAATGCTGGATCTATTTTAATCTCTATCTCGCCCCCTTCCGTATGCCGGTCTTTTTCTTTATCTCCGGCTATCTGATCCGTCGTTATATTGACGAGGTGGACTGGCGAACCAGCCTCGACAAGCGAATCTGGAGCATTGTCTGGGTTCTGGCGCTGTGGGGGATTCTGCAATGGCAGGCGCTGACCCACCTGAATGCCTGGCTGGCGCCCGATCGCGAGGTTGCCACCTCGTCGAACGCGGCCTACGCCGATTCGCTCCTGGGATTTGTGCAAGGGATGCTCACCGCCAGCACTAGCCTGTGGTATCTGTATGCCCTGGTGGTCTACTTCACGTTGTGTAAACTGCTGAGCCGCTGGAAGCTGCCGATGCTGGGACTGCTGGCGCTGGCAAGCATCGCGATCAACTTCCTGCCGCTGCCGTGGTGGGGAATGAACAGCGTGGTACGCAACATGATCTACTACAGCCTCGGGGCGTGGTATGGCGCTGAGCTGATGGCATGGATGAAAAATCTAAACCTGCGCCGCACCTGGCTGGCAACGGGCGCTTTCGCCACCGTCTCCGTGGTGCTGTGGTTTGCTAACGTTCCGCTGCTGCTCTCCTTGCTGTCGATTGTGCTGATCATGAAGCTGTTCTACAGCGTTGAGCAGCGCTATGCCGTTCACCCTGACAACCTGCTGAACGTGATTGGCTCCAATACCATTGCGATTTATACCACCCACCGCATCCTCATTGAGGCCTTTAGCCTGTTCCTGATTGGCGAGATGAATGCCGCTTACTGGCCGCTCTGGGCTGAACTCACCTTAATTCTGGTCTACCCGTTTGCCAGCCTGCTTATCTGTACCCTGGCCGGGCTGGGGGTGCGTAAACTCTCCACCGCGCTGTTCGGGGACATTTTCTTTTCTCCGCCTTCGACGCTTACGCTCTCGCCGACCACTCGTTAA
- the bhsA gene encoding multiple stress resistance protein BhsA, whose product MKNVKTLIAAAVLSSLSFASFAAVQVQSTPVDQHKVGTISASAGTNLGSLEDQLAQKAQEMGAKSYRITSVTGPNTLHGTAVIYK is encoded by the coding sequence ATGAAAAACGTAAAAACCCTCATCGCTGCTGCTGTCCTGAGTTCACTCTCTTTCGCAAGCTTTGCGGCTGTACAGGTACAGTCCACCCCGGTCGATCAGCATAAAGTCGGCACGATCTCTGCCTCTGCCGGGACTAACCTGGGTTCACTGGAAGATCAGCTGGCGCAAAAAGCGCAAGAGATGGGTGCAAAATCTTACCGCATCACCTCTGTGACCGGTCCTAACACCCTGCACGGCACCGCCGTCATCTACAAATAA
- the ldtC gene encoding L,D-transpeptidase LdtC produces the protein MMTSSRISRWLTLFALAATVAVALPARANTWPLPPPGSKVVGENRFHVVENNGGSLEAIAKKYNVGFLALLQANPGVDPYVPRAGSVLTIPLQTILPDAPREGIVINLAELRLYYYPPGKNEVTVYPIGIGQLGGDTLTPTMVTTVSDKRANPTWTPTANIRARYKAQGIDLPAVVPAGPDNPMGHHAIRLAAYGGVYLLHGTNADFGIGMRVSSGCIRLRDDDIKTLFNVVTPGTKVNIINTPIKVSEEPDGVRLVEIHQPLSKNIGDDPQTLPINLNAAMVSFKTNANTNSEVMERAIEARSGMPTDVTRHHDVIQQSM, from the coding sequence ATGATGACCTCTTCGCGTATTTCTCGCTGGTTAACCCTGTTTGCGCTGGCAGCCACCGTTGCGGTTGCGCTTCCCGCTCGCGCAAATACCTGGCCCCTTCCTCCGCCCGGCAGCAAGGTGGTGGGGGAAAACCGCTTTCATGTGGTTGAAAATAATGGCGGTTCGCTGGAAGCCATTGCCAAAAAATATAACGTTGGTTTTCTGGCCCTGCTGCAGGCGAACCCTGGCGTCGACCCCTACGTCCCGCGCGCGGGCAGCGTATTGACTATCCCGTTACAGACTATCCTGCCGGACGCTCCGCGTGAGGGGATCGTCATAAATCTGGCGGAGCTGCGTCTGTACTATTACCCGCCGGGTAAAAATGAGGTGACCGTCTACCCGATTGGTATTGGTCAGCTGGGCGGCGACACCCTGACGCCGACGATGGTCACGACCGTCTCGGATAAACGCGCGAATCCAACCTGGACACCAACGGCCAATATTCGTGCACGGTATAAAGCTCAGGGCATCGATCTTCCAGCCGTGGTGCCAGCAGGCCCGGATAACCCGATGGGTCACCACGCGATCCGTCTGGCGGCCTACGGCGGCGTTTACCTGCTGCACGGCACGAATGCGGACTTTGGCATCGGCATGCGCGTCAGCTCCGGCTGCATTCGTCTGCGCGATGACGATATCAAAACGCTGTTTAACGTCGTTACGCCGGGTACCAAAGTCAATATCATCAATACGCCGATCAAGGTTTCTGAGGAGCCGGACGGCGTGCGGCTGGTTGAAATTCATCAGCCGCTATCGAAAAACATTGGCGATGACCCGCAGACGCTGCCCATTAACCTGAATGCCGCGATGGTAAGCTTTAAAACGAATGCGAATACCAACAGCGAGGTGATGGAGCGCGCAATTGAGGCCCGCTCAGGCATGCCGACCGACGTCACCCGGCATCACGATGTCATCCAGCAATCGATGTAA
- a CDS encoding NAD(P)/FAD-dependent oxidoreductase encodes MTTPLKKIVIVGGGAGGLELATQLGKKLGRGKKAKITLVDRNHSHLWKPLLHEVATGSLDEGVDALSYLAHARNHHFQFQLGSVVDINRESKTITLAELRDEKGELLVPERKLPYDTLVMALGSTSNDFNTPGVKEHCIFLDNPHQARRFHQEMLNLFLKYTSNMGANGKVNIAIVGGGATGVELSAELHNAVKQLHSYGYKGLTNEALNVTLVEAGERILPALPPRISGAAHNELTKLGVRVLTQTMVTSADEGGLHTKDGEYIKADLMVWAAGIKAPDFMKDIGGLETNRINQLVTEPTLQTTRDPEIFAIGDCASCARPEGGFVPPRAQAAHQMASLVLHNILAQYKGKPMKAYVYKDHGSLVSLSNFSTVGSLMGNLMRGSMMVEGRIARFVYISLYRMHQIALHGYFKTGLMMLVGRINRVIRPRLKLH; translated from the coding sequence TTGACTACGCCATTGAAAAAGATAGTGATTGTAGGCGGTGGTGCTGGCGGGCTGGAGCTGGCGACACAGTTGGGTAAGAAGCTGGGGCGCGGTAAAAAAGCCAAAATCACGCTGGTGGATCGTAACCACAGCCACCTGTGGAAACCGCTGCTGCACGAAGTAGCGACCGGCTCTCTGGACGAGGGCGTGGACGCGCTCAGCTATCTGGCACACGCGCGCAACCATCATTTCCAGTTCCAGCTGGGCTCGGTGGTGGACATCAACCGTGAAAGCAAAACCATCACTCTGGCAGAACTGCGTGATGAAAAAGGGGAGCTGTTGGTTCCTGAGCGCAAGCTGCCGTACGACACCCTGGTCATGGCGCTGGGCAGTACCTCCAACGACTTCAACACGCCGGGCGTGAAAGAGCACTGTATCTTCCTCGATAACCCGCACCAGGCGCGTCGTTTCCATCAGGAAATGCTGAACCTGTTCCTGAAGTACACCAGCAATATGGGTGCGAACGGTAAGGTCAATATCGCCATTGTCGGCGGCGGTGCGACGGGCGTTGAGCTGTCCGCTGAGCTGCACAATGCGGTGAAGCAGCTGCACAGCTACGGTTACAAAGGGTTAACGAACGAAGCGCTGAACGTCACGCTGGTCGAAGCCGGTGAACGCATTCTGCCTGCGCTGCCTCCGCGTATTTCCGGTGCGGCGCACAATGAACTCACCAAGCTGGGCGTGCGGGTGCTGACGCAGACCATGGTGACCAGCGCCGACGAAGGCGGCCTGCACACCAAAGACGGCGAGTATATCAAAGCGGATCTGATGGTCTGGGCGGCAGGTATCAAAGCGCCTGACTTTATGAAAGATATCGGCGGCCTGGAAACCAACCGCATTAATCAGCTGGTCACGGAGCCAACGCTGCAAACCACGCGTGACCCTGAAATCTTTGCTATCGGTGACTGTGCCTCCTGCGCCCGTCCTGAAGGTGGATTCGTGCCGCCGCGCGCCCAGGCTGCACACCAGATGGCAAGCCTGGTCCTGCACAACATTCTGGCGCAGTACAAAGGCAAGCCAATGAAGGCCTATGTTTACAAAGACCACGGTTCTCTGGTGTCTCTGTCAAACTTCTCAACCGTCGGCAGCCTGATGGGCAACCTGATGCGCGGCTCGATGATGGTAGAAGGGCGCATTGCCCGCTTCGTGTACATCTCCCTGTACCGTATGCACCAGATTGCGCTGCACGGCTACTTCAAAACCGGGCTGATGATGCTGGTGGGCAGAATCAACCGCGTGATCCGTCCGCGTCTGAAGCTGCACTAA